One genomic segment of Oncorhynchus mykiss isolate Arlee chromosome 10, USDA_OmykA_1.1, whole genome shotgun sequence includes these proteins:
- the LOC118936754 gene encoding T-cell ecto-ADP-ribosyltransferase 1-like isoform X1: MGGGNLLIDDVTSTEKKTNRIFVLMLILCLHFGLVKQNKIFPLDMAPDSVDDKYDGCRDEAFQRVDDYYLPHEKNTTTNFRRAWDMAEKHASIPTDGLQKVHSVSMYLYTNNKPQPPFESIYIDFNKAVRQGRYGYGTSFQYHSLHFYLTDAMQILKQSQTTCWTTYRRTNVTFDQDVVNKEMRFGYFVSSSLHKTLYDFGDTSCFEINTCFGVDLTYYSAYANEGEVLIPPYEVFKVTNIQTKSAVSNLWCEVVYTLKSTGKWKSDLNCKAIDTGYCYMKLLTMFIVTIVFIYLQH; encoded by the exons ATGGGTGGTGGAAATCTCTTAATTGATG ATGTGACGAGCACTGAGAAGAAGACAAACAGAATCTTTGTCTTGATGTTGATTCTCTGTCTTCACTTTGGACTGGTGAAACAG AACAAGATTTTCCCACTGGACATGGCACCTGATTCCGTTGATGACAAATACGATGGCTGCAGAGACGAAGCCTTTCAGAGGGTGGATGACTACTACCTCCCACATGAGAAAAACACCACCACTAACTTCAGAAGAGCCTGGGACATGGCAGAGAAACATGCATCCATTCCAACAGATGGTCTGCAGAAAGTGCATTCCGTCTCTATGTATTTGTACACAAATAACAAACCCCAACCTCCTTTTGAATCCATCTACATAGACTTCAACAAAGCAGTTAGACAAGGCAGGTATGGTTATGGAACATCATTCCAGTACCATTCCCTGCACTTCTATCTGACTGACGCCATGCAGATTCTCAAACAAAGTCAAACAACATGTTGGACCACCTACCGTAGAACCAATGTAACTTTTGATCAGGATGTTGTCAACAAAGAAATGCGCTTTGGTTATTTTGTCTCAAGTTCTTTACATAAGACTTTATACGATTTTGGAGACACATCCTGCTTTGAGATCAACACATGTTTTGGTGTTGACTTGACATATTACTCTGCCTATGCAAACGAGGGGGAAGTTTTGATTCCTCCCTATGAGGTATTCAAAGTGACCAACATCCAGACAAAGTCAGCAGTCAGTAACCTGTGGTGTGAAGTCGTCTACACTCTAAAGAGCACTGGGAAATGGAAGAGTGACCTGAATTGTAAAGCAATAGATACAGGCTACTGCTACATGAAGCTACTAACTATGTTCATTGTCACAATAGTGTTCATATATTTACAACACTAA
- the LOC118936754 gene encoding ecto-ADP-ribosyltransferase 5-like isoform X2: MLILCLHFGLVKQNKIFPLDMAPDSVDDKYDGCRDEAFQRVDDYYLPHEKNTTTNFRRAWDMAEKHASIPTDGLQKVHSVSMYLYTNNKPQPPFESIYIDFNKAVRQGRYGYGTSFQYHSLHFYLTDAMQILKQSQTTCWTTYRRTNVTFDQDVVNKEMRFGYFVSSSLHKTLYDFGDTSCFEINTCFGVDLTYYSAYANEGEVLIPPYEVFKVTNIQTKSAVSNLWCEVVYTLKSTGKWKSDLNCKAIDTGYCYMKLLTMFIVTIVFIYLQH, from the exons ATGTTGATTCTCTGTCTTCACTTTGGACTGGTGAAACAG AACAAGATTTTCCCACTGGACATGGCACCTGATTCCGTTGATGACAAATACGATGGCTGCAGAGACGAAGCCTTTCAGAGGGTGGATGACTACTACCTCCCACATGAGAAAAACACCACCACTAACTTCAGAAGAGCCTGGGACATGGCAGAGAAACATGCATCCATTCCAACAGATGGTCTGCAGAAAGTGCATTCCGTCTCTATGTATTTGTACACAAATAACAAACCCCAACCTCCTTTTGAATCCATCTACATAGACTTCAACAAAGCAGTTAGACAAGGCAGGTATGGTTATGGAACATCATTCCAGTACCATTCCCTGCACTTCTATCTGACTGACGCCATGCAGATTCTCAAACAAAGTCAAACAACATGTTGGACCACCTACCGTAGAACCAATGTAACTTTTGATCAGGATGTTGTCAACAAAGAAATGCGCTTTGGTTATTTTGTCTCAAGTTCTTTACATAAGACTTTATACGATTTTGGAGACACATCCTGCTTTGAGATCAACACATGTTTTGGTGTTGACTTGACATATTACTCTGCCTATGCAAACGAGGGGGAAGTTTTGATTCCTCCCTATGAGGTATTCAAAGTGACCAACATCCAGACAAAGTCAGCAGTCAGTAACCTGTGGTGTGAAGTCGTCTACACTCTAAAGAGCACTGGGAAATGGAAGAGTGACCTGAATTGTAAAGCAATAGATACAGGCTACTGCTACATGAAGCTACTAACTATGTTCATTGTCACAATAGTGTTCATATATTTACAACACTAA